The following coding sequences are from one Phycisphaerae bacterium window:
- a CDS encoding chorismate synthase, with protein sequence MIGCSLGRMFQVTVAGGSYQEGLTSVIQGVPPGMILTEQEIYGDLLLRKPGADELSSPRKEPDLPVIYNGLNAADTIAGAKNKNHTNGTPLTILIPNLDRHFVHIEQYQDTNRTPRPGHASYASFIKYGPDDDAIGAGIFSGRYTSTIVAAGYVAKKILKKCGIEIFSYVKELASVSCPDVPHDKAFAYTEQYKKMRHDLDPFYQEIYVKGRVNMDMRFLEKAAVFAQIENEIDAIRSKAPKMSDSKVKEKYGVHYVVNCPDIEAAEEMVKACNKITKTGDSSGGVVEIVATGVPTGLGEPVFYKLDAELGKMLGIGAVKGVEVGAGFAVKDMTGIQSNDQMQAKKGKVTFESNNAGGITGGLSTGQPIVVRLAVKPTPTIDKPQKTIDKYTLENKGLAAITRRDPTIVARIWPVAENYTAIVILDHLLAHYGYQTLKANFAG encoded by the coding sequence ATGATTGGCTGCTCTTTAGGACGGATGTTTCAGGTAACGGTGGCAGGCGGGTCTTACCAGGAAGGTTTAACTTCTGTTATACAGGGCGTTCCGCCGGGGATGATACTAACTGAGCAGGAGATTTACGGCGATTTGCTGCTTAGAAAGCCGGGAGCCGACGAATTGAGCAGCCCGCGAAAAGAGCCTGACCTGCCGGTTATTTACAACGGGCTGAACGCCGCCGATACTATTGCGGGAGCCAAAAACAAAAACCACACCAACGGGACGCCGCTGACAATACTGATTCCAAACCTCGACCGGCATTTCGTCCATATAGAGCAATATCAGGACACAAACCGCACGCCGAGGCCGGGGCACGCATCATACGCATCATTTATTAAGTACGGCCCTGATGACGACGCAATCGGTGCAGGCATATTCAGCGGACGATATACATCGACTATTGTCGCAGCCGGATATGTAGCCAAAAAAATCCTGAAAAAATGCGGCATTGAAATCTTCTCATACGTGAAAGAACTCGCAAGTGTCAGCTGTCCCGATGTCCCACACGACAAGGCCTTTGCCTATACCGAGCAGTATAAAAAAATGCGGCACGACCTTGACCCGTTCTACCAGGAAATCTACGTCAAAGGCAGGGTAAATATGGATATGCGGTTTTTGGAAAAGGCGGCTGTATTTGCCCAAATCGAGAATGAAATCGACGCTATTCGCAGCAAAGCACCAAAGATGAGCGACAGCAAGGTCAAAGAGAAATACGGCGTGCACTATGTCGTCAACTGCCCGGATATCGAAGCTGCCGAGGAAATGGTCAAAGCGTGCAACAAGATAACCAAGACAGGAGATTCATCCGGCGGCGTAGTTGAAATAGTCGCGACCGGCGTGCCGACAGGTCTGGGTGAGCCGGTCTTCTATAAACTCGATGCTGAATTAGGCAAGATGTTAGGTATCGGGGCCGTTAAAGGCGTAGAGGTCGGCGCAGGTTTTGCGGTGAAAGATATGACGGGCATCCAATCCAACGACCAGATGCAGGCGAAAAAGGGGAAGGTTACTTTCGAGTCAAATAATGCCGGCGGGATTACGGGCGGGCTTTCAACAGGCCAACCAATCGTCGTCAGACTTGCGGTCAAGCCGACGCCGACAATCGACAAACCACAGAAGACAATCGACAAATATACACTCGAAAACAAAGGACTGGCGGCTATTACCAGGCGTGACCCCACGATTGTGGCGAGGATATGGCCTGTCGCCGAGAACTATACAGCTATAGTAATACTCGACCATCTGCTGGCACACTACGGCTATCAGACGCTCAAGGCCAATTTTGCGGGCTAA
- the aroA gene encoding 3-phosphoshikimate 1-carboxyvinyltransferase encodes MKIVNKIRNTDVTVDAPPSKAHTLRALIISSLSAGECTIYNPLFGEDQRNVIECLKRLGIKIEAGSDKLTVTGTGGKYTPVKDELNVGESGVGMNFLTSAANLSDKPIVITGSKRITERPIGEVVEGLRQLGCRIDYLDKEGFPPIKVYGGGIKGGQAQIRGGECSQYFSSIVISSPYAEKKVTLKCVDEMTEKPYFDISLQMMAEFGIKAKNSNYKQIEIPKGRYSAREITIEGDYSSASFFFLAGAICKAKVTVKGLRPDTKQGDKAFLPLMEQMGCEVSETNDGICITGRKLTAIEQDMSDLPDLVPPVAIACAFAKGESRLTNIGHLRNKECDRLAVMASELGKMGAEAACDENSLIIKGGGKIHGAQIDPHNDHRIAMSFAVAGLATGDQAIENEMCVAKSFPDFWEKFEVFYK; translated from the coding sequence ATGAAAATCGTAAATAAAATCCGTAATACTGATGTTACTGTGGATGCTCCGCCATCCAAAGCACACACCTTGCGTGCCTTAATTATCAGCTCTCTAAGTGCCGGTGAATGCACGATTTACAACCCTCTGTTCGGCGAAGACCAGCGAAATGTGATTGAGTGTCTGAAACGGCTTGGCATAAAAATCGAAGCCGGAAGTGATAAGCTAACCGTAACAGGCACAGGCGGAAAATACACGCCGGTAAAAGACGAATTAAACGTAGGCGAATCCGGAGTAGGGATGAATTTTCTAACTTCGGCGGCCAATCTATCTGACAAGCCGATAGTTATCACGGGGAGCAAAAGGATTACCGAAAGGCCTATCGGAGAAGTGGTGGAGGGACTGCGGCAATTAGGATGCAGGATAGATTATCTCGACAAAGAAGGTTTTCCGCCTATCAAAGTTTACGGCGGCGGGATTAAAGGCGGCCAAGCACAGATAAGAGGCGGGGAATGTTCACAATATTTCAGCTCGATTGTCATATCGTCGCCTTACGCGGAAAAGAAAGTAACGCTGAAATGCGTCGATGAAATGACGGAAAAGCCATATTTCGACATCAGTCTGCAAATGATGGCTGAGTTCGGCATAAAGGCGAAAAACAGTAATTACAAGCAGATAGAAATTCCGAAGGGAAGGTATTCGGCGAGAGAGATAACAATAGAAGGCGATTACAGCAGCGCATCATTTTTCTTCCTGGCAGGGGCGATTTGTAAAGCGAAAGTTACTGTAAAGGGGTTGCGGCCTGACACAAAACAGGGGGACAAGGCGTTTCTCCCGCTGATGGAGCAGATGGGATGCGAGGTATCAGAAACAAATGATGGGATTTGCATCACGGGGCGGAAACTAACCGCAATTGAGCAGGACATGAGCGACCTGCCGGACTTGGTTCCGCCAGTAGCTATAGCGTGCGCATTTGCGAAGGGGGAAAGCAGGCTCACGAATATAGGGCATTTGAGAAATAAGGAATGCGACAGACTGGCGGTAATGGCTTCGGAGCTTGGGAAAATGGGCGCAGAGGCGGCGTGCGATGAAAATTCGCTTATTATAAAGGGCGGCGGAAAGATACACGGCGCACAGATAGACCCGCATAACGACCACAGGATTGCGATGAGTTTTGCTGTTGCGGGACTGGCGACAGGCGACCAAGCAATTGAAAACGAGATGTGCGTAGCGAAATCATTCCCAGACTTCTGGGAAAAGTTTGAAGTTTTCTATAAATAG
- a CDS encoding S8 family serine peptidase, producing the protein MGCGVEKRFGLCLFAGIVVSLAAGSAVAADEVLQPQGLDFSGIYTLRQLDPNLTGAGVKFAVICRSNTYIDGEPQNDYQPSIEHSCFKDKQLNFIDQAEPAADISPHSTAICSILLGEDLNAYNPQLGQFHYQGAAPQAQADNYEFWYFLTNNIFPHSPPDADIVTASFGTQFEDWWTRGMEAMAEQDGIIVVAGIGNGSDAFDPLLYPGAGSNAIGVGVINSVNAENLADKLSHFSLAYPENSSLGPTAEGRCKPDIVAPGNCLAADANDPGRYEPTGNWSSFSTPIVAGAIGLLVQKAKGDMDLSPAVAKEGGNCVMKAILLNSAKKLPYWHKGKLEKDDDHEAPLDFLQGAGMLNAVGAYRNLIAGQTKPGLSAVPTLGWDNNQLESKTPENIYKITLPEPNENFITATVVWNKHFSDVYPFDPMPDEDADLRLELWAVDTDEPNNTYLLDYSDSKVDNVEHIYCKADANITNYELVVTSSDTDEIQTNQRYGLAWNVTKQDNDNILLYDLNADGIVNNLDLTILIDNLLTSAKSPKNYLLGDINADGTIDKEDFEIILKHKDDIADWYTTK; encoded by the coding sequence ATGGGTTGTGGTGTTGAAAAAAGATTTGGCCTTTGTCTGTTCGCCGGCATTGTAGTTTCGCTGGCGGCCGGTAGCGCTGTCGCTGCAGACGAAGTACTGCAGCCGCAGGGATTAGATTTCAGCGGGATTTATACGCTAAGGCAATTAGACCCCAACCTGACAGGCGCCGGCGTCAAATTCGCCGTCATCTGTCGAAGTAATACTTATATTGACGGCGAACCCCAAAATGACTACCAGCCAAGCATCGAGCATAGCTGCTTCAAAGACAAACAGCTAAATTTCATAGACCAGGCCGAACCTGCAGCCGACATATCGCCCCACTCAACAGCTATCTGCTCCATACTGCTCGGCGAAGACCTCAATGCCTATAATCCACAGCTGGGGCAATTCCACTATCAGGGGGCTGCACCACAGGCCCAGGCTGATAACTATGAATTTTGGTATTTTTTAACTAATAATATCTTTCCTCACTCGCCGCCTGATGCGGACATTGTAACCGCCAGCTTCGGCACTCAGTTTGAAGACTGGTGGACAAGAGGAATGGAAGCAATGGCTGAGCAGGACGGCATTATTGTCGTGGCCGGCATAGGAAACGGCTCAGACGCTTTCGACCCCCTGCTTTACCCAGGCGCCGGCTCCAATGCTATTGGTGTCGGAGTCATTAACTCCGTAAACGCCGAAAATCTCGCAGATAAATTATCGCACTTCTCGCTCGCTTACCCGGAGAATTCGAGCCTAGGGCCGACCGCAGAGGGACGATGCAAACCCGATATCGTCGCTCCCGGCAACTGCCTGGCAGCCGATGCAAATGACCCAGGCCGCTACGAACCGACCGGCAACTGGTCAAGCTTCTCAACGCCCATCGTCGCAGGAGCAATCGGCCTGCTCGTTCAAAAGGCCAAAGGAGACATGGATTTAAGCCCCGCTGTCGCAAAAGAAGGCGGAAACTGCGTAATGAAAGCTATCCTGCTGAATTCGGCAAAGAAACTGCCCTACTGGCATAAAGGCAAACTTGAAAAAGACGATGACCACGAGGCGCCGTTGGATTTTCTCCAGGGTGCCGGAATGTTAAACGCCGTTGGCGCATATAGAAATCTAATCGCAGGCCAGACCAAGCCCGGCCTGTCTGCTGTCCCCACCCTCGGATGGGACAATAACCAGCTTGAAAGTAAGACCCCGGAAAACATCTACAAAATCACCCTCCCGGAACCGAACGAAAACTTTATTACCGCCACGGTCGTATGGAACAAGCATTTCAGCGACGTTTATCCTTTTGACCCGATGCCGGATGAAGATGCTGACCTTCGGCTTGAACTCTGGGCTGTTGATACAGATGAACCCAACAATACCTATCTGCTCGATTACAGCGACAGCAAAGTCGATAACGTCGAGCATATTTATTGCAAGGCCGATGCAAATATCACAAATTACGAGCTTGTCGTCACCTCCAGTGATACCGATGAGATACAAACAAACCAGCGTTACGGCTTGGCGTGGAATGTCACTAAACAAGATAATGACAACATACTGTTGTATGACCTAAATGCTGATGGCATTGTCAATAATTTGGACCTTACTATTCTTATTGATAACTTGCTGACCAGTGCAAAATCACCCAAAAATTACCTGCTCGGCGATATAAATGCTGACGGCACAATAGATAAGGAAGATTTCGAAATCATACTCAAGCACAAAGACGACATAGCCGACTGGTACACAACAAAATAA
- the pyrR gene encoding bifunctional pyr operon transcriptional regulator/uracil phosphoribosyltransferase PyrR codes for MKVILNSEQIEQILKDLTSRIISETPPELALAVIGIRSRGEVLAQRLSGRLSEELGRDVPCGVLDITLYRDDLNSPRSDAQPQVRTTEIGFDIDEKIVILVDDVLYTGRSTRAAMDALIDLGRPKAIKLAVLVDRAGREFPIQADYAGYRADVEPGESVQVFLSESDGKEEVVIG; via the coding sequence ATGAAAGTAATTTTGAATTCCGAACAAATCGAGCAGATTCTCAAGGATTTGACAAGCCGTATTATTTCCGAAACCCCGCCCGAATTGGCTCTTGCCGTAATTGGTATTCGCAGCAGAGGAGAGGTTCTCGCCCAGAGGCTGTCGGGCCGATTGTCGGAGGAGCTTGGCAGGGATGTTCCATGCGGGGTCCTCGACATCACACTTTACCGGGACGATTTAAATTCACCGCGCAGCGATGCTCAGCCACAGGTGCGAACTACTGAAATCGGTTTCGATATAGACGAAAAAATAGTTATTTTAGTCGATGATGTTTTATATACGGGGCGCTCGACGCGCGCGGCGATGGATGCCCTTATAGATTTGGGCAGACCGAAGGCGATTAAATTGGCGGTGCTTGTTGACAGGGCGGGAAGGGAATTTCCGATACAGGCGGATTACGCCGGTTACAGAGCAGATGTTGAACCGGGCGAATCGGTGCAGGTTTTTCTTTCTGAATCGGACGGCAAGGAAGAAGTCGTTATCGGGTAG
- a CDS encoding aspartate carbamoyltransferase catalytic subunit, translated as MALIRKSKQFQWQHKHLLGLRDLSAEEITYILDTAKGFEVISTRSVKKAPPLRGKVVCNLFFEDSTRTRNSFTLAASRLSADVIEFTEKVSSVSKGETLLDTARNLEAMGIDIVVIRHNAGGASKFLSRNINACVINAGDGYCEHPTQGLLDVYTIRKHKGTLKGLKIAIVGDIAHSRVARSCMWAMTKLGAEVIFVGPPTLMPAQVDKLPVSVSYSLDDVIEKVDVINMLRIQFERLGGNPFPSVREYSHYFGLTVERMKKAKPDILVMHPGPINRGLEMESEVADGSNSVILEQVTNGLAVRMAVLFLVNQAAAIQG; from the coding sequence ATGGCGTTAATAAGAAAAAGTAAACAATTCCAGTGGCAGCACAAGCATTTACTTGGCTTACGAGATTTGAGCGCGGAGGAAATTACATATATTCTCGACACGGCCAAAGGTTTCGAGGTGATAAGCACGCGGTCGGTGAAAAAGGCGCCGCCTCTGCGTGGTAAGGTTGTCTGTAATCTGTTTTTTGAAGACAGCACGCGGACGCGAAACAGCTTTACCCTGGCGGCGAGCCGATTAAGCGCCGATGTTATAGAGTTTACCGAGAAGGTTAGCTCTGTCAGTAAGGGCGAGACGCTTTTAGATACGGCCAGGAACCTGGAGGCGATGGGGATTGATATTGTTGTGATTCGGCATAATGCCGGCGGAGCGTCGAAATTCCTGAGCAGGAATATTAACGCTTGCGTAATAAACGCCGGCGACGGTTACTGCGAGCACCCCACACAGGGTCTTTTGGATGTTTATACCATTCGCAAACATAAAGGTACTCTCAAAGGTTTGAAGATAGCAATTGTCGGCGATATTGCCCACTCGCGCGTCGCCCGTAGCTGTATGTGGGCGATGACAAAGCTCGGCGCCGAAGTGATATTCGTCGGCCCGCCGACGCTTATGCCGGCGCAGGTCGACAAGCTGCCGGTCAGTGTAAGCTATTCACTCGATGATGTCATCGAAAAGGTTGACGTGATAAATATGCTTCGGATTCAGTTCGAGCGGCTCGGCGGCAATCCTTTTCCTTCGGTGCGGGAATACTCACATTATTTCGGCCTGACGGTGGAGCGTATGAAAAAAGCGAAACCCGATATTCTGGTTATGCACCCTGGGCCGATTAACAGGGGCCTTGAGATGGAAAGCGAGGTGGCCGACGGCTCGAACAGCGTTATCCTCGAACAGGTTACAAATGGTCTGGCTGTGAGAATGGCGGTCTTGTTCCTGGTCAATCAGGCGGCAGCAATACAAGGATGA
- a CDS encoding dihydroorotase, translating into MGELLIKNGRVIDPANSIDRQCDILIVGNDIAEVGKIKKDAEAVVDAAGKLVVPGLIDMHVHFREPGDEEEETIASGSAAAVAAGFTSVVCMPNTKPPIENETDVEYVHRKARQTRKTHVYTMGAITKGLNGVELAEMGFMAEAGAVGFTDDGNGVQDPSVMLRALKYAAMFDVVIAQHCQDNSFAGNGVMNSGYYSTILGLPGIDPLAEEAMLWRDIQLVKKTGVRYHAQHISTAGSVKLIRAAKKDSLPITCEVTPHHLLLTEESCAEYDTNYKVNPPLRTAKDIEALKEAIAEGLVDALATDHAPHLKSEKELEFLTAPFGIASLECALALYVKALIEPGILDWPRLIRLMTAGPARIIGVDKGTLGKGRQGDVTIIDPDAEYVIDVNKFRSKSRNCPYHGWAVKGRVEKTIVGGEIRFSVDS; encoded by the coding sequence ATGGGTGAATTATTAATAAAAAACGGCAGGGTAATAGACCCTGCGAACAGCATCGACAGGCAATGCGATATTCTTATTGTCGGTAACGACATTGCCGAGGTCGGAAAAATCAAAAAAGACGCAGAGGCGGTTGTCGATGCGGCAGGTAAGTTAGTAGTGCCGGGCTTGATTGATATGCACGTTCATTTCCGTGAGCCGGGCGACGAAGAAGAAGAGACGATAGCGAGCGGCTCAGCGGCGGCTGTGGCGGCAGGTTTTACTTCGGTTGTTTGTATGCCGAATACAAAGCCTCCCATCGAAAACGAAACCGATGTCGAGTACGTTCACCGAAAGGCGCGCCAGACGAGGAAGACGCACGTTTATACGATGGGGGCCATTACCAAAGGCCTTAATGGAGTTGAGCTTGCGGAGATGGGGTTTATGGCTGAAGCCGGCGCCGTCGGTTTTACCGATGACGGCAACGGTGTTCAGGACCCGTCGGTTATGCTGCGGGCTTTGAAATACGCCGCTATGTTCGACGTAGTAATAGCACAGCATTGTCAGGACAATAGTTTCGCCGGCAATGGTGTTATGAATTCCGGATACTATTCGACCATACTGGGGCTGCCCGGGATTGACCCTCTGGCTGAAGAGGCGATGCTTTGGCGGGATATTCAGCTTGTTAAAAAAACAGGGGTTCGCTATCACGCTCAGCATATATCCACGGCCGGTTCGGTTAAGCTGATAAGAGCCGCCAAGAAAGATTCTTTGCCGATTACCTGTGAAGTAACGCCGCATCATTTGCTTTTAACTGAAGAAAGCTGCGCCGAATACGACACCAACTACAAAGTCAATCCTCCGCTGCGGACAGCCAAAGACATCGAGGCGTTGAAAGAAGCGATTGCCGAGGGATTGGTTGACGCTCTGGCGACTGACCATGCGCCGCATTTGAAAAGCGAAAAGGAACTGGAATTTTTAACCGCGCCTTTCGGCATAGCAAGTTTGGAATGCGCATTAGCCCTTTATGTTAAGGCGCTGATTGAGCCGGGCATTTTGGATTGGCCGAGACTTATCAGGCTGATGACGGCAGGGCCTGCGAGGATAATAGGCGTTGACAAAGGCACGCTGGGCAAAGGCAGACAGGGCGATGTTACCATTATCGACCCGGATGCCGAGTATGTAATAGACGTAAATAAATTCCGCTCCAAAAGCAGAAACTGTCCCTACCACGGCTGGGCCGTCAAAGGCAGGGTTGAAAAGACAATCGTCGGCGGCGAGATAAGATTTTCTGTGGATAGCTGA
- a CDS encoding NYN domain-containing protein has translation MPFIIDGYNLLHFIQKTSEDFGAITDVQFCRVISGYLRLVNEKGEIVFDGTGPRDKCGFDNISNLEVFFAGLRSDADTVIEDKIKASTAPRRLTIVSSDRRLRDAARKRRATVVKSQVFWDNVGKQLSRKAKVKEPRAKREGLSEGETEQWLKIFDL, from the coding sequence ATGCCGTTTATTATCGATGGTTATAATCTGCTGCATTTTATTCAAAAGACGAGTGAGGACTTTGGAGCAATCACCGATGTTCAGTTTTGCCGTGTTATAAGCGGGTATTTGAGACTTGTTAACGAAAAAGGTGAAATTGTCTTCGACGGCACCGGGCCGCGGGACAAATGTGGTTTTGATAATATCAGCAATTTGGAGGTTTTTTTCGCAGGTCTGCGAAGTGACGCCGACACGGTAATCGAAGACAAGATAAAAGCGAGCACCGCACCGAGGAGGCTGACAATTGTCAGCAGTGACAGGAGGCTGCGTGATGCAGCGAGAAAAAGAAGAGCAACGGTTGTAAAGTCGCAGGTTTTCTGGGATAATGTCGGTAAGCAGTTAAGCCGCAAAGCTAAGGTAAAAGAACCGAGAGCAAAACGTGAAGGTCTCAGCGAGGGTGAAACCGAGCAATGGCTGAAAATTTTTGACCTTTAA
- a CDS encoding uroporphyrinogen decarboxylase family protein, which produces MTNEQWKQLVSVIKGEVIDPLPVGFIIDSPWLPGWAGITTLDYYTNEQLWFDMNMKAIREFPDIMFLPGFWSEFGMCTEPSAFGSKCTWHEKDLPFADKIIKDIAGISNISKPDPTTDGLLPFVLHRLKHYQSKIEKEGHAIRFAVARGPLNIASFLMGTTEFLMAIRTDPNEIKTMLDMITDFIIDWLKLQIEKIPSIDGIFVLDDIVGFMGDEDFRQSALPYLKRIYQSIDVAVKFFHNDAPGLICAPYLEEIGINFFNFSFEHSLGQMKELTNNNVTLLGNIPPRDVLMAGTPEDVRNSVKTALDSVEDKSHIVMSCGGGIPQEVSTENIAAFLAAVRE; this is translated from the coding sequence ATGACTAATGAGCAATGGAAACAATTGGTAAGTGTAATAAAAGGCGAAGTCATCGACCCTCTGCCGGTGGGTTTTATCATCGATAGTCCCTGGCTGCCCGGCTGGGCGGGAATAACTACCCTCGATTATTATACTAATGAGCAGTTGTGGTTCGATATGAATATGAAAGCCATCAGGGAGTTTCCGGATATAATGTTCCTTCCGGGATTCTGGTCTGAATTCGGCATGTGCACGGAGCCGTCGGCGTTCGGCTCAAAATGCACCTGGCACGAAAAGGATCTGCCTTTTGCGGATAAAATCATCAAGGATATTGCCGGTATAAGCAATATCAGCAAGCCGGACCCGACAACGGACGGCCTGCTGCCTTTTGTCCTCCATCGTCTGAAGCATTACCAGAGTAAAATTGAAAAGGAGGGGCACGCCATCAGGTTCGCGGTAGCAAGAGGGCCTTTGAACATAGCTTCGTTCCTTATGGGGACAACTGAATTTCTAATGGCTATTAGAACCGACCCGAACGAAATCAAGACGATGCTCGATATGATAACGGATTTCATCATCGACTGGCTCAAACTCCAGATAGAAAAAATCCCTTCAATTGACGGCATATTTGTACTCGATGATATCGTCGGCTTTATGGGAGATGAAGATTTCAGGCAGTCGGCGCTTCCGTACCTTAAGCGTATTTACCAGTCGATAGATGTTGCCGTCAAATTTTTCCACAACGACGCCCCCGGTTTGATTTGCGCGCCGTATCTCGAGGAAATCGGCATAAACTTTTTCAATTTCAGCTTTGAGCACAGTTTAGGCCAGATGAAAGAGCTCACGAACAACAATGTAACGCTGCTCGGAAACATTCCTCCGCGTGATGTTCTTATGGCAGGTACCCCCGAGGACGTGCGCAACAGCGTCAAAACGGCCCTCGATTCGGTAGAAGACAAGAGCCATATTGTTATGAGTTGCGGCGGCGGGATACCTCAGGAAGTCTCAACGGAGAACATCGCGGCGTTTTTGGCGGCTGTTAGGGAATAG